The following are encoded together in the Bacillus sp. NP157 genome:
- the putA gene encoding bifunctional proline dehydrogenase/L-glutamate gamma-semialdehyde dehydrogenase PutA, producing the protein MNPSILSPELPTGAEPARARITAAWLRDETEAVNDLLAQATLPPTEREHVIDVAAGLVTRVRARAKDQSAVESFMRQYDLSSEEGVLLMCVAEALLRIPDKATADKLIRDKLGDADWKKHLGQSESVFVNASTWGLMLTGHLVNLADDTRHDFTSALRRLVGRAGEPVVRLAVRQAMRIMGHQFVMGRTIKEALDRSEEKEHSVYRYSYDMLGESALTQATAERYQQDYRDAINALGSRGPFKSNVEAPSISVKLSALHPRYEIGNRARARAELGAKLLELSQLAFKNGIALSVDAEETDRLELSLDIIGDVFAHPTLEGWNGLGIVIQGYQKRAPFVIDWVVEKARATGRRWFVRLVKGAYWDAEIKRAQENGLSGYPVYTRKPNTDVSYLACAHRLFNAGSDLVYPQFATHNAHTIAAIHHIAKGRPYENQRLHGMGADLYAEVIGKDKLNVPCRVYAPVGTHEDLLPYLVRRLLENGANTSFVNRVVDESVPVRDLVADPCETVRAFSSIPHPRIPLPVNLYGELRKNSMGMNFANDNELNELADAVNRHSGPWTAAPLVAGGATGGTKQEVTDPSDRRRIIGSVENASEAMVDKALAAGVAAQPAWDRLPAASRAAILEHAAEQLEHNRAEFIAMCVREAGKSLPDAIAEIREAADFLRYYATMARRLFGQPEQLPGPTGESNQLFLNGRGVFVCISPWNFPLAIFLGQVAAALAAGNAVIAKPAEQTALIGHAAVKLLHAAGVPTDVLQFLPGDGATVGAALTRDKRVAGVAFTGSTDTAWAINRALAARNAPIAALIAETGGQNAMIADSSALPEQIVKDVINSAFQSAGQRCSAARILFVQEDIADKVIGMLAGAMAELKVGDPGLLSTDVGPVIDEDARQILVDHAARMDREAKKIGEVALPEATGNGTFFAPRAYEIPSLETLTREIFGPVLHVIRWKGADLAKVVQQINDTGFGLTLGIHSRIDDTIDYISSHAKVGNCYVNRNQIGAVVGVQPFGGEGLSGTGPKAGGPHYLLRFAGERTLTINTTAAGGNASLLTIGE; encoded by the coding sequence GTGAATCCGTCCATCCTCAGTCCCGAACTCCCCACCGGTGCCGAGCCGGCGCGCGCGCGTATCACCGCCGCGTGGCTGCGCGACGAAACCGAGGCCGTCAACGACCTCCTGGCCCAGGCCACCCTGCCGCCGACCGAGCGCGAACACGTCATCGACGTGGCCGCCGGCCTGGTGACCCGGGTGCGCGCCCGCGCCAAGGACCAGAGCGCCGTCGAATCCTTCATGCGCCAGTACGACCTTTCCTCCGAGGAAGGCGTCCTGCTGATGTGCGTGGCCGAAGCCCTGCTGCGCATCCCCGACAAGGCCACGGCCGACAAGCTGATCCGCGACAAGCTTGGCGACGCCGACTGGAAGAAGCACCTTGGCCAGAGCGAGTCGGTGTTCGTCAACGCCTCGACCTGGGGCCTGATGCTCACCGGCCACCTGGTCAACCTGGCCGACGACACCCGCCACGACTTCACCTCCGCCCTGCGCCGCCTGGTTGGCCGCGCGGGCGAGCCGGTGGTGCGCCTCGCCGTGCGCCAGGCCATGCGGATCATGGGCCACCAGTTCGTGATGGGACGCACGATCAAGGAAGCCCTGGACCGTTCCGAGGAGAAGGAACACTCGGTCTACCGTTACTCGTACGACATGCTTGGCGAGTCGGCGCTGACCCAGGCCACGGCCGAGCGCTACCAGCAGGACTACCGCGACGCGATCAACGCGCTGGGTAGCCGCGGCCCGTTCAAGAGCAACGTCGAGGCGCCGTCCATCTCGGTGAAGCTGTCGGCGCTGCACCCGCGCTACGAGATCGGCAACCGCGCCCGTGCGCGCGCCGAGCTGGGCGCCAAGCTGCTCGAACTGTCGCAGCTCGCGTTCAAGAACGGCATCGCGCTGTCCGTGGACGCGGAAGAGACCGATCGCCTGGAGCTGTCGCTCGACATCATCGGCGACGTCTTCGCCCACCCCACGCTGGAAGGCTGGAACGGCCTCGGCATCGTCATCCAGGGCTACCAGAAGCGCGCCCCGTTCGTGATCGACTGGGTCGTTGAAAAGGCTCGCGCCACCGGCCGCCGCTGGTTCGTGCGCCTCGTGAAGGGCGCCTACTGGGACGCCGAGATCAAGCGCGCCCAGGAGAATGGCCTGTCGGGCTACCCGGTGTACACGCGCAAGCCGAACACCGACGTCAGCTACCTGGCCTGTGCGCATCGCCTGTTCAACGCCGGCAGCGACCTGGTCTACCCGCAGTTCGCCACGCACAACGCGCACACCATCGCCGCGATCCACCACATCGCCAAGGGCCGTCCGTACGAGAACCAGCGCCTGCACGGCATGGGCGCGGACCTCTACGCGGAAGTGATCGGCAAGGACAAGCTCAACGTCCCCTGCCGCGTCTACGCGCCGGTGGGCACGCATGAAGACCTGCTGCCTTACCTGGTCCGCCGCCTGCTCGAGAACGGCGCGAACACGAGCTTCGTCAACCGCGTGGTCGACGAAAGCGTGCCGGTACGCGACCTCGTCGCCGACCCGTGCGAAACCGTGCGTGCCTTCAGCTCCATTCCCCACCCCCGTATTCCCCTGCCGGTCAATCTCTACGGCGAACTCCGGAAGAACTCCATGGGCATGAACTTCGCAAACGACAACGAGCTGAACGAGCTCGCCGACGCCGTCAACCGTCACTCCGGCCCGTGGACGGCCGCTCCGCTCGTCGCCGGTGGCGCCACCGGCGGTACGAAGCAGGAAGTGACCGATCCGTCGGATCGCCGCCGCATCATCGGCAGCGTCGAGAACGCTTCCGAAGCCATGGTCGACAAGGCCCTGGCCGCCGGCGTCGCCGCACAGCCGGCCTGGGACCGCCTGCCGGCTGCCAGCCGTGCCGCGATCCTCGAGCACGCCGCCGAGCAGCTTGAGCACAACCGCGCCGAGTTCATCGCCATGTGCGTGCGCGAAGCCGGCAAGAGCCTGCCCGACGCCATCGCGGAAATCCGCGAGGCCGCGGACTTCCTGCGTTACTACGCGACGATGGCACGTCGCCTGTTCGGCCAGCCCGAGCAGCTGCCGGGCCCCACCGGCGAGAGCAACCAGCTGTTCCTCAATGGCCGCGGCGTGTTCGTCTGCATCAGCCCGTGGAACTTCCCGCTGGCGATCTTCCTCGGCCAGGTGGCCGCTGCGCTGGCCGCCGGTAACGCGGTGATCGCCAAGCCCGCCGAGCAGACCGCGCTGATCGGCCATGCCGCTGTGAAGCTGCTGCACGCGGCCGGCGTGCCGACCGACGTGCTGCAGTTCCTACCGGGCGACGGCGCGACCGTGGGCGCTGCCCTCACCCGCGACAAGCGCGTGGCGGGCGTGGCCTTCACCGGCTCGACCGACACCGCCTGGGCGATCAACCGTGCCCTCGCCGCCCGCAACGCGCCGATCGCCGCACTGATCGCCGAGACCGGCGGCCAGAACGCCATGATCGCTGACTCGTCGGCCCTGCCGGAACAGATCGTCAAGGACGTCATCAACTCGGCGTTCCAGTCGGCCGGCCAGCGTTGCTCGGCCGCGCGCATCCTGTTCGTGCAGGAGGACATCGCCGACAAGGTGATCGGCATGCTCGCCGGTGCGATGGCGGAGCTGAAGGTCGGCGACCCGGGCCTGCTCTCCACCGACGTCGGCCCGGTGATCGACGAGGACGCACGCCAGATCCTCGTCGACCACGCCGCGCGCATGGACCGCGAAGCGAAGAAGATCGGCGAAGTGGCGCTGCCGGAGGCGACCGGCAACGGCACCTTCTTCGCGCCGCGTGCGTACGAGATCCCTTCGCTGGAAACGCTCACCCGCGAGATCTTCGGCCCGGTGCTGCACGTGATCCGCTGGAAGGGCGCCGACCTCGCCAAGGTCGTCCAGCAGATCAACGACACCGGCTTTGGCCTGACCCTCGGCATCCACAGCCGCATCGACGACACCATCGACTACATCTCGTCGCATGCGAAGGTCGGCAACTGCTACGTCAACCGCAACCAGATCGGCGCGGTGGTCGGCGTGCAGCCGTTCGGCGGCGAAGGCCTGTCCGGCACCGGCCCGAAGGCCGGCGGCCCGCACTACCTGCTGCGTTTTGCCGGCGAGCGTACGCTCACCATCAACACCACGGCCGCCGGCGGCAATGCCTCGCTGCTGACGATCGGCGAGTAA
- a CDS encoding DUF2244 domain-containing protein, which translates to MFVLRPTVAGQPRVLWLRPNRALDKRGLRRLIMGLAAMALAVAALSAWQGNVFVPLFALIEAFVVGFALGAAWRAGDRGERIAIDLDTLEVRTLPGRRVSHFQTYWVRIRLAPGEGRQRLLITSHGNQLEIGAFLGEEERVEVSRKLMVLLSEVMDQSRR; encoded by the coding sequence ATGTTCGTGCTTCGACCGACCGTCGCGGGTCAACCGCGCGTGTTGTGGCTTCGGCCCAATCGCGCGCTGGACAAGCGCGGCCTGCGTCGACTGATCATGGGGCTGGCGGCGATGGCCCTGGCGGTCGCGGCGCTCAGTGCGTGGCAGGGGAATGTCTTCGTCCCCCTCTTCGCGCTGATCGAGGCGTTCGTCGTGGGGTTCGCGCTTGGCGCGGCCTGGCGGGCCGGCGACAGGGGTGAACGCATTGCCATTGACCTGGATACGCTGGAGGTAAGGACGCTGCCGGGTCGACGGGTGTCCCATTTCCAGACATATTGGGTACGGATCAGGCTGGCGCCGGGGGAAGGCCGCCAGCGGCTTTTGATTACATCGCACGGCAATCAGCTGGAAATCGGCGCCTTCCTTGGGGAAGAGGAACGGGTCGAGGTGTCAAGGAAACTCATGGTGCTTCTGTCCGAAGTCATGGATCAGTCGCGCAGGTAG
- the coxB gene encoding cytochrome c oxidase subunit II has product MANPEPDQLNMTKGVSEWSPYGMHMVALWVCVVIGIVVFGAMFVAMFRFRKSRGAVAEKWTHSTKLEIVWTVIPVIILIFLAKLATGGLTSFADTTGSEMTVKVTGYQWKWRYDYVEYKGKPVDRVGFMSKLEESSDRTRQLKSNLDPDKIQVDGYKTYLLDVDKPLVVPVGVKIRFVIVGGDVIHSWWVPALGWKMDAIPGIANSAWTNIKEPGVYRGQCAELCGQDHGFMPIVVKAVPKAEFEQWLATQEDEAKVQKAAQTAQTPSATAPQG; this is encoded by the coding sequence ATGGCCAACCCGGAACCCGACCAGCTCAACATGACCAAGGGTGTCAGCGAGTGGTCGCCCTACGGCATGCACATGGTGGCGCTGTGGGTCTGCGTCGTCATCGGCATCGTGGTGTTCGGCGCCATGTTCGTGGCGATGTTCCGCTTTCGTAAGTCCCGCGGCGCCGTCGCCGAGAAGTGGACGCACAGCACGAAGCTGGAAATCGTCTGGACCGTCATCCCGGTCATCATCCTCATCTTCCTGGCCAAGCTCGCCACCGGCGGCCTGACCTCGTTCGCCGACACCACCGGCTCGGAAATGACCGTCAAGGTCACCGGCTACCAGTGGAAGTGGCGCTACGACTACGTTGAGTACAAGGGCAAGCCGGTCGACCGCGTGGGCTTCATGTCCAAGCTGGAAGAGAGCTCCGACCGCACCCGCCAGCTCAAGTCCAACCTCGACCCGGACAAGATCCAGGTCGACGGCTACAAGACCTACCTGCTCGACGTGGACAAACCCCTCGTCGTGCCCGTGGGGGTCAAGATCCGCTTCGTGATCGTCGGCGGCGACGTCATCCACTCCTGGTGGGTGCCGGCGCTGGGCTGGAAGATGGATGCCATCCCGGGCATCGCGAACTCGGCGTGGACCAACATCAAGGAACCAGGCGTCTACCGCGGCCAGTGTGCTGAGCTCTGCGGCCAGGACCATGGCTTCATGCCCATCGTGGTGAAGGCCGTGCCCAAGGCTGAATTCGAGCAGTGGCTGGCCACCCAGGAAGACGAGGCGAAGGTGCAGAAGGCCGCCCAGACCGCCCAGACCCCATCCGCCACGGCCCCCCAGGGCTGA
- the ctaD gene encoding cytochrome c oxidase subunit I yields the protein MAHEATHDHHDHHGAPQGFFQRWVMSTNHKDIGTLYLVFALLMFFIGGAFAMVIRAELFKPGMQLVQPYFFNEMTTMHALVMIFGAIMPSFVGLANWMIPLMVGAPDMALPRMNNLSFWIMPFAFTLLLSTLFMPGGGPAGGWTMYPPLSLQGESIAYVVFAVHLMGISSIMGAINIIATILNMRAPGMDLLKMPVFVWSWLITAFLLIAVMPVLAGAVTMLLTDKYFHTNFFNAAGGGDPVLYQHIFWFFGHPEVYIMILPAFGIISEIIPTFARKPIFGYKAMVFAIASIAFLSFIVWAHHMFAVGLPMGAEIFFMYATMLIAVPTGVKVFNWVSTMWGGSMTFETPMLFSIAFVILFTIGGFSGLMLALAPADFQYHDTYFVVAHFHYVLVTGAAFSIMAAAYYWLPKWSGNMYSETWGKIHFWSSVISVNVLFFPQHFLGLAGMPRRIPDYNVAFANFNMISSIGGFWFGASQLIFLAVVVHCVYFSKKKAADRSWEGAKGLEWTVPSPAPHHTFDVPPVIHDDELAHGNTDH from the coding sequence ATGGCGCACGAAGCCACCCACGACCACCACGATCACCATGGAGCGCCCCAGGGGTTCTTCCAGCGGTGGGTGATGTCCACCAACCACAAGGACATCGGTACGCTTTACCTGGTGTTCGCCCTGCTGATGTTCTTCATCGGCGGTGCGTTCGCGATGGTCATCCGCGCGGAGCTGTTCAAGCCGGGCATGCAGCTGGTGCAGCCGTATTTCTTCAATGAAATGACGACGATGCACGCGCTGGTGATGATCTTCGGCGCGATCATGCCCTCCTTCGTGGGCCTGGCGAACTGGATGATCCCGCTCATGGTCGGCGCGCCGGACATGGCCCTGCCGCGCATGAACAACCTGTCGTTCTGGATCATGCCGTTCGCGTTCACGCTGCTGCTGAGCACGCTGTTCATGCCGGGTGGCGGTCCCGCCGGCGGCTGGACGATGTACCCGCCGCTGTCGCTGCAGGGCGAGTCGATCGCCTACGTGGTGTTCGCCGTCCACCTGATGGGCATCAGCTCGATCATGGGCGCGATCAACATCATCGCCACCATCCTCAACATGCGTGCCCCGGGCATGGACCTGTTGAAGATGCCGGTGTTCGTGTGGAGCTGGCTGATCACCGCCTTCCTGCTGATCGCGGTGATGCCGGTGCTGGCGGGCGCGGTGACGATGTTGCTCACCGACAAGTACTTCCACACCAACTTCTTCAATGCCGCCGGCGGCGGTGATCCGGTCCTGTACCAGCACATCTTCTGGTTCTTCGGGCACCCCGAGGTCTACATCATGATCCTGCCGGCGTTCGGGATCATCTCGGAGATCATCCCGACCTTCGCCCGCAAGCCGATCTTCGGCTACAAGGCGATGGTGTTCGCGATCGCCTCCATCGCGTTCCTCTCGTTCATCGTCTGGGCCCACCACATGTTCGCCGTGGGCCTGCCGATGGGTGCGGAGATCTTCTTCATGTACGCCACCATGCTCATCGCGGTGCCGACGGGCGTGAAGGTGTTCAACTGGGTTAGCACGATGTGGGGCGGCTCGATGACCTTCGAGACGCCGATGCTGTTCTCCATCGCGTTCGTCATCCTGTTCACCATCGGCGGCTTCTCCGGCCTGATGCTGGCGCTGGCCCCGGCCGACTTCCAGTACCACGACACCTACTTCGTGGTGGCGCACTTCCACTACGTGCTGGTGACCGGCGCCGCGTTCTCGATCATGGCTGCCGCGTATTACTGGCTGCCGAAGTGGTCGGGCAACATGTACAGCGAGACCTGGGGCAAGATCCATTTCTGGTCCAGCGTCATCTCGGTCAACGTGCTGTTCTTCCCGCAGCACTTCCTTGGCCTGGCCGGCATGCCCCGACGCATCCCGGACTACAACGTGGCCTTCGCCAACTTCAACATGATCAGTTCGATCGGCGGCTTCTGGTTCGGCGCCTCGCAGCTGATCTTCCTGGCGGTGGTGGTGCACTGCGTGTACTTCTCCAAGAAGAAGGCCGCGGACCGTTCGTGGGAAGGCGCCAAGGGCCTGGAGTGGACGGTGCCGTCGCCGGCTCCGCACCACACCTTCGACGTGCCGCCGGTCATCCACGATGACGAGCTGGCGCACGGCAACACGGATCATTGA
- a CDS encoding cytochrome c oxidase subunit 3 has translation MGHQQQDAYYVPSKSQWPIVAAISMFVTVFGAAHWLNAEPGDAGFGKTVFTVGIVMILGMFFGWFRSVIHESMAGSYNEQVDRSFRMGMMWFIFSEVMFFGAFFGALFYARIFSVPWLGGEGHGVLTHQFVWEGYNAAWGASGGGGPANVGGSFQTIAAWGLPLLNTLILLSSGVTITIAHHALKAGHRKALLIGLGATVLLGCTFLFCQAHEYAEAYEHFNLTLGSGVYGATFFMLTGFHGMHVTLGTIMLAIIWLRCAKGHFTKDDHFGFEAVAWYWHFVDVVWLALFLFVYVL, from the coding sequence ATGGGTCACCAGCAACAAGACGCTTACTACGTACCGAGCAAGAGCCAGTGGCCGATCGTCGCCGCCATCTCCATGTTCGTCACCGTGTTCGGTGCAGCGCACTGGCTCAATGCCGAGCCCGGCGACGCCGGCTTTGGCAAGACCGTGTTCACGGTCGGCATCGTGATGATCCTGGGCATGTTCTTCGGCTGGTTCCGCTCGGTGATCCACGAGTCGATGGCCGGTAGCTACAACGAGCAGGTCGATCGCTCGTTCCGCATGGGCATGATGTGGTTCATCTTCTCGGAAGTGATGTTCTTCGGGGCCTTCTTCGGTGCGCTGTTCTACGCGCGCATCTTCTCGGTGCCCTGGCTGGGCGGCGAAGGCCACGGCGTGCTCACCCACCAGTTCGTGTGGGAGGGCTACAACGCGGCCTGGGGCGCATCGGGTGGCGGCGGTCCCGCCAATGTCGGCGGTTCGTTCCAGACCATCGCCGCGTGGGGCCTGCCCCTGCTCAATACGCTGATCCTGCTGTCGTCGGGCGTGACCATCACCATCGCGCACCATGCGCTGAAGGCGGGCCACCGCAAGGCGCTGTTGATCGGCCTTGGTGCCACCGTGTTGCTGGGCTGCACCTTCCTGTTCTGCCAGGCGCACGAATACGCCGAGGCGTACGAGCACTTCAACCTGACGCTGGGTAGCGGCGTCTACGGCGCCACCTTCTTCATGCTGACCGGCTTCCACGGCATGCACGTGACGCTCGGCACCATCATGCTGGCGATCATCTGGCTGCGTTGCGCCAAGGGCCACTTCACCAAGGACGACCACTTCGGCTTCGAAGCCGTGGCGTGGTACTGGCACTTCGTCGACGTGGTGTGGCTGGCGTTGTTCTTGTTCGTCTACGTGCTCTGA
- a CDS encoding type II toxin-antitoxin system RelE/ParE family toxin, with amino-acid sequence MAYVCAVIFVETPSFTRRVKELLCDDDLRRLQAFLAENPTAGDVIEGTGGLRKIRAAMASRGKSAGARVIYYHFASLARIAMLMIYPKNERDNLTHDQRAALRQVVEHWRHPP; translated from the coding sequence ATGGCGTATGTTTGCGCCGTGATCTTCGTAGAGACCCCGTCGTTCACGCGACGGGTGAAAGAACTGCTTTGCGATGACGATCTTCGGCGCCTGCAGGCGTTTCTCGCGGAAAATCCCACCGCTGGCGACGTGATCGAAGGCACCGGAGGCCTCCGGAAAATTCGCGCGGCCATGGCGAGCCGAGGCAAGAGTGCTGGGGCGCGGGTTATCTATTACCACTTCGCGTCGCTTGCTCGCATCGCCATGTTGATGATTTATCCAAAGAACGAACGAGACAACCTCACCCACGACCAGCGCGCGGCCTTGCGCCAGGTTGTTGAACACTGGAGACATCCACCATGA
- a CDS encoding helix-turn-helix domain-containing protein, whose protein sequence is MTTFFDELLESVQQMDEIHRGKRAPSREFHVDPATIKAIRDETGLSQQNFARVLDVDVGTLRNWEQGRREPTGPARALLRAIRNDPKNVLAALVG, encoded by the coding sequence ATGACGACCTTTTTCGACGAGCTCCTCGAAAGCGTCCAGCAGATGGACGAGATCCACCGCGGCAAGCGCGCGCCGTCGCGTGAGTTCCATGTCGATCCGGCCACGATCAAGGCGATCCGCGATGAAACGGGGCTTTCCCAGCAGAACTTCGCCCGGGTGCTCGACGTCGACGTCGGCACCCTGAGGAATTGGGAGCAGGGGCGGCGTGAGCCGACGGGGCCGGCGCGGGCGTTGTTGCGGGCTATTCGGAATGATCCGAAGAATGTCCTGGCGGCGCTGGTGGGGTGA
- a CDS encoding twin transmembrane helix small protein codes for MKRKGHVEAIYKYALVILLLVVLFNLGQALFFMMTDKGQSKRTVWALTRRIGLSLLLIAMVALGIFMGWLHPHDVGQF; via the coding sequence ATGAAGCGGAAGGGTCACGTGGAAGCCATCTACAAATACGCGCTGGTGATCCTGCTCCTGGTGGTGCTATTCAACCTGGGCCAGGCGCTGTTCTTCATGATGACCGACAAGGGCCAGAGCAAGCGCACCGTGTGGGCGCTCACCCGCCGCATCGGCCTTTCGCTGCTGCTCATCGCCATGGTGGCCCTGGGCATCTTCATGGGGTGGTTGCACCCCCACGACGTCGGCCAATTCTAA
- a CDS encoding SURF1 family protein: MSFLRRPTWFAVALTVAGVLVFSRLGVWQLDRATEKDELLRRYAAASEAAAEPFDRVAAAPPADRYPRVDLAGVFLPGHRYILDDQVRAGQAGVHVYVPFLPRGDNHAVLVDLGFLPREAGSLPKLPPVPAAPTTLRGLYVPPPGVGVRLGGDRLPEQPGPDKTLVYVDTGEVAADLHRSLYPRVLLLDADPSTIYAREWTPAVMPPERHRAYAFQWFTFALAAVVTFVLLHRKRPPRPRTDKP; encoded by the coding sequence ATGAGCTTCCTGCGCCGCCCGACGTGGTTCGCTGTCGCACTGACGGTGGCCGGCGTCCTCGTTTTCTCGCGCCTGGGCGTGTGGCAGCTGGACCGCGCCACGGAGAAGGACGAACTCCTGCGGCGCTACGCCGCAGCCAGCGAAGCCGCGGCGGAGCCGTTCGATCGCGTCGCGGCCGCGCCCCCGGCGGATCGCTATCCCCGGGTGGACCTCGCCGGCGTCTTCCTGCCCGGGCACCGCTATATCCTCGATGACCAGGTTCGCGCGGGCCAGGCCGGCGTGCATGTGTACGTGCCGTTCCTGCCACGCGGCGACAACCATGCCGTGCTGGTCGACCTGGGCTTCCTTCCGCGCGAAGCCGGCAGCCTGCCGAAGCTGCCGCCTGTCCCCGCCGCGCCCACGACCCTGCGCGGCCTCTACGTGCCGCCACCGGGCGTCGGCGTCCGGCTGGGTGGCGACCGCCTGCCGGAGCAGCCGGGGCCGGACAAGACCCTGGTCTATGTCGACACAGGCGAGGTGGCGGCCGACCTTCACCGCTCGCTGTATCCTCGCGTGCTGCTGCTCGATGCCGACCCGTCCACCATCTACGCCCGCGAGTGGACCCCGGCCGTGATGCCGCCGGAGCGCCATCGCGCCTATGCCTTCCAGTGGTTCACCTTCGCGCTGGCCGCGGTGGTGACCTTCGTCCTACTCCATCGCAAGCGGCCGCCCCGCCCACGGACCGATAAGCCATGA
- a CDS encoding COX15/CtaA family protein: MSPRAVKTLRTLALLAALFAFGVVMFGAFVRLSNAGLSCPDWPTCYGKVTWPGHAQDIAQANQAFPDRPYETHKAWREQVHRFLAGSLGVMVLAIALIAAWRKRFAVGAIVVSALFAAVGVVMYMRGEHVVSSALSALAIALPLVVAATLDRPGAWRVGVAALAVIIFQAMLGMWTVTLLVKPIVVTGHLLGGLATFGLLAWAALRWWRVGTPDDRFAALRTPVAIGIVVLVCQITLGGWTSSNYAALACGVDFPKCLGQWWPDTDFHEAFILWRGIGVNYEGGVLDMAARSAIQMAHRIGAGVTFIYLGWLSHKLARAGLRKVAIAVAVVLVVQVILGIGNVHLGLPLPMATAHNGVAALLLFTLLAALASTQRLPSETP, translated from the coding sequence ATGTCTCCCCGTGCCGTGAAAACCCTGCGCACGCTGGCCCTGCTCGCCGCCCTGTTCGCCTTCGGCGTGGTGATGTTCGGTGCCTTCGTACGCCTGTCCAATGCCGGCCTGTCGTGCCCTGACTGGCCGACCTGCTACGGCAAGGTCACCTGGCCTGGACACGCGCAGGACATCGCTCAGGCGAACCAGGCCTTCCCCGATCGCCCTTACGAAACGCACAAGGCGTGGCGCGAGCAGGTGCACCGTTTCCTCGCCGGCAGCCTCGGCGTCATGGTGCTCGCCATCGCGCTGATCGCCGCGTGGCGCAAGCGCTTCGCCGTCGGCGCGATCGTCGTTTCGGCGTTGTTCGCGGCCGTCGGCGTGGTGATGTACATGCGCGGCGAACACGTGGTGTCATCCGCGTTGTCGGCGCTGGCCATCGCCTTGCCGCTCGTCGTCGCCGCCACCCTCGATCGACCCGGTGCGTGGCGCGTGGGCGTGGCCGCGCTGGCCGTCATCATCTTCCAGGCCATGCTTGGCATGTGGACGGTGACGCTGCTGGTGAAGCCGATTGTCGTCACCGGCCACTTGCTCGGTGGCCTGGCGACGTTTGGCCTGCTGGCCTGGGCGGCGCTGCGCTGGTGGCGCGTGGGCACGCCGGACGACCGCTTCGCCGCGTTGCGCACGCCGGTGGCGATCGGCATCGTGGTGCTGGTGTGCCAGATCACCCTGGGTGGCTGGACCAGCTCGAACTACGCCGCGCTCGCCTGCGGCGTGGATTTCCCCAAGTGCCTGGGCCAGTGGTGGCCCGACACGGACTTCCATGAAGCCTTTATCCTCTGGCGCGGCATCGGCGTGAACTACGAAGGCGGCGTGCTCGACATGGCCGCGCGTAGCGCGATCCAGATGGCGCATCGCATCGGCGCCGGCGTCACCTTCATCTACCTTGGCTGGCTGTCGCACAAGCTGGCGCGTGCCGGCCTGCGCAAGGTCGCCATCGCCGTCGCCGTGGTGCTGGTCGTCCAGGTCATCCTCGGCATCGGCAATGTGCACCTTGGCCTGCCGCTGCCCATGGCCACGGCGCACAATGGCGTGGCCGCCCTGCTTCTGTTTACCCTGCTCGCGGCACTGGCCAGCACGCAGCGCCTGCCGTCGGAGACTCCGTGA
- a CDS encoding heme o synthase produces MSTYKQYLELTKPRVVALLVFCAVIGMFLAVDADGNRVLPTWQSGVFGTLGIWLASASAAAFNHLIDQRIDKLMARTSHRPLATGQLTPMQVFVFAMTLGIVSMLVLVLLVNTLTAVLTFFSLIGYAVIYTAYLKRATPQNIVIGGLAGAAPPVLGWTAVTGSLHPYALQLLLIIFVWTPPHFWALAIFRVDDYSRAQVPMLPVTHGVTFTRWHIFFYTVLLFLVTLLPFLTGMSGLIYLLGAVVLGAGFLWYAVRLFNPPDDFFAMKVFNYSIVYLMVLFAFLLVDHWLVEPMVHLPIRFDPIV; encoded by the coding sequence GTGAGCACGTACAAGCAATACCTCGAACTGACCAAGCCGCGCGTCGTCGCGCTGCTGGTGTTCTGCGCCGTCATCGGCATGTTCCTGGCGGTGGATGCCGACGGCAACCGCGTGCTGCCCACCTGGCAGTCCGGCGTCTTCGGCACGCTGGGCATCTGGCTGGCATCCGCCTCCGCGGCGGCGTTCAACCACCTGATCGACCAGCGCATCGACAAGCTGATGGCGCGTACCTCGCACCGGCCGCTGGCGACGGGCCAGCTGACCCCGATGCAGGTATTCGTCTTCGCGATGACCCTGGGCATCGTTTCGATGCTGGTGCTGGTGCTGCTGGTGAACACGCTGACGGCGGTGCTCACCTTCTTCTCGCTGATCGGCTACGCGGTGATCTACACCGCCTACCTGAAACGCGCGACGCCGCAGAACATCGTCATCGGTGGCCTCGCCGGCGCGGCACCGCCGGTGCTCGGCTGGACCGCGGTGACCGGCTCGCTGCATCCGTATGCGCTGCAGCTGCTGCTGATCATCTTCGTGTGGACGCCGCCGCATTTCTGGGCGCTGGCGATCTTCCGCGTCGACGATTACTCGCGTGCGCAGGTGCCGATGCTGCCGGTGACCCACGGCGTCACCTTCACCCGCTGGCACATCTTCTTCTACACCGTGCTGCTGTTCCTGGTGACCCTGCTTCCCTTCCTCACCGGCATGAGCGGCCTGATCTACCTGCTTGGCGCGGTCGTGCTGGGCGCCGGTTTCCTCTGGTACGCCGTGCGGCTGTTCAATCCGCCGGACGACTTCTTCGCGATGAAGGTGTTCAACTATTCCATCGTCTACCTGATGGTGTTGTTCGCCTTCCTGCTGGTCGACCACTGGCTGGTCGAGCCGATGGTGCACCTGCCGATCCGCTTCGATCCGATCGTCTGA